One region of candidate division KSB1 bacterium genomic DNA includes:
- a CDS encoding S1C family serine protease, translating into MCAQNMLVAFERDMRQLVEAAKPSVVTIMAGTAAQKSEGGGLFGLFRGKGNNPPEVKVGSGLIVSSDGFIVTKESVVRGADQIETTLSNGQMFRAEVVALDSASGVAVLKIAGEKFSPAPIGNTESAQAGSWVTVIGNALGMPHAVSVGVMSAIHASGVIQISANVDPGSNGSPVFNTQGHAVGIVSGRMGLSPQNVMPENYFSCTALVYPLASYLPRLREIARGYYESRGWLGVTVMADTKSRSLRVLSLVKGGPAEYAGIQVGDVITHFTNQPVDASTNLPAMVAACKPGAKEALKVMRGDSLYDFNVQIGQQMPIALNELQPVRDEIGSEAENRSGKTPTTEVELRKIENFQIHQRIRALEKELKYLRSLQQK; encoded by the coding sequence GTGTGCGCGCAGAATATGCTGGTGGCGTTCGAGCGGGATATGCGCCAACTGGTGGAAGCCGCCAAGCCCTCGGTGGTGACGATCATGGCGGGGACGGCGGCGCAAAAATCCGAGGGCGGCGGTTTGTTCGGCTTGTTTCGTGGCAAAGGCAACAATCCGCCGGAGGTCAAAGTCGGCAGCGGGTTGATCGTCAGCAGCGACGGTTTTATCGTAACGAAGGAATCGGTTGTTCGGGGCGCCGATCAAATCGAAACCACGCTGTCCAACGGCCAAATGTTTCGCGCTGAAGTTGTGGCGCTGGATTCGGCCAGCGGTGTGGCCGTGCTCAAAATCGCCGGCGAAAAATTCTCTCCGGCGCCGATCGGCAACACGGAGTCGGCGCAAGCTGGCTCGTGGGTCACGGTCATCGGCAATGCTTTGGGCATGCCGCACGCTGTTTCCGTCGGGGTAATGAGCGCGATTCATGCCAGCGGCGTCATACAAATTTCCGCCAACGTCGATCCCGGCAGCAACGGCTCGCCGGTTTTTAACACGCAGGGCCATGCCGTGGGCATCGTCTCGGGCCGGATGGGACTCAGCCCCCAAAACGTGATGCCGGAGAATTATTTTAGCTGCACGGCGCTGGTTTATCCCCTGGCCTCTTATCTGCCGCGCCTGAGAGAAATCGCCCGGGGTTATTACGAAAGCCGGGGCTGGCTGGGTGTCACCGTCATGGCCGATACTAAAAGTCGCTCTCTGCGCGTTTTAAGTTTGGTCAAAGGCGGCCCGGCAGAGTATGCCGGCATTCAAGTGGGCGATGTGATCACGCATTTCACCAACCAGCCGGTCGATGCGTCGACAAATTTGCCGGCCATGGTGGCGGCCTGTAAACCGGGCGCGAAAGAGGCCTTGAAGGTCATGCGCGGCGACAGCTTGTATGACTTCAATGTCCAAATCGGCCAGCAAATGCCGATCGCGCTCAACGAGCTGCAACCGGTGCGCGACGAGATCGGCAGTGAGGCTGAAAACCGCAGCGGCAAAACACCAACGACGGAAGTCGAACTCAGAAAAATCGAGAATTTTCAGATTCATCAGCGCATTCGCGCGCTGGAAAAAGAATTGAAATACTTGCGCAGTTTGCAGCAAAAATAA
- a CDS encoding zf-HC2 domain-containing protein — MKNCERFTELLSDYAENTLASAEKRELEVHLQHCSECRSAAEGVVSLRRNFRRLSMIQASPDFETILRTRIKLDRRARFAPIWNLRYLAPRRLAAYSAAAVVVMSCVFYFWQRQSARALPSASSTIAVSQMQLAPNSVLPSVSPAKILYTLDQVTPQLWPNFGAPRKSPERVSPTSTDSSRAGSAPRPAVTPVSHQPITF, encoded by the coding sequence ATGAAAAATTGCGAGAGGTTCACGGAGCTTCTCTCGGATTACGCCGAGAATACGCTGGCGTCTGCCGAGAAACGTGAGCTTGAGGTTCACCTGCAACATTGTTCAGAATGCCGCTCTGCCGCGGAGGGGGTCGTTAGCCTGCGCCGTAATTTTCGCCGCCTATCCATGATTCAAGCCTCGCCGGATTTCGAAACCATCCTGCGCACACGTATCAAGTTGGATCGCCGGGCCAGGTTCGCGCCGATATGGAATCTGCGCTACCTGGCGCCACGCCGGCTGGCTGCTTATTCGGCGGCGGCTGTCGTTGTCATGAGTTGTGTGTTTTATTTTTGGCAGCGCCAGTCGGCCCGCGCCCTCCCGTCTGCGTCGTCCACCATCGCCGTCTCTCAAATGCAGCTCGCTCCCAACAGTGTTCTTCCTTCGGTTTCTCCCGCAAAAATTCTCTACACCCTGGATCAAGTTACGCCGCAGTTGTGGCCGAATTTCGGCGCACCGCGTAAAAGTCCGGAGCGGGTCTCGCCCACGTCAACCGATTCATCGCGAGCCGGATCTGCGCCGCGGCCAGCAGTTACCCCGGTTTCACATCAGCCGATCACCTTCTAA
- a CDS encoding EutN/CcmL family microcompartment protein has product MILARVIGTVWATRKDEKLQGLKLQIVRPVTLDYKDREGFLVAVDAVGAGVGEVVLVVQGSSARQTVTTENKPVDATIMAIVDKLDVT; this is encoded by the coding sequence GTGATCTTGGCGCGCGTTATCGGCACGGTTTGGGCGACTCGCAAAGACGAAAAGCTGCAAGGCTTGAAACTGCAAATCGTCCGCCCGGTCACTTTGGATTACAAAGATCGTGAAGGCTTTCTCGTCGCCGTCGATGCCGTCGGCGCCGGCGTCGGCGAAGTCGTGCTGGTCGTGCAAGGCAGTTCGGCGCGGCAAACAGTGACCACGGAAAACAAACCGGTTGACGCGACGATCATGGCGATTGTGGACAAGTTGGACGTGACGTAA
- a CDS encoding DUF1829 domain-containing protein, which yields MIQEIQKLLDTYVSWLKDKTTLRQVNDWIEITTPYLDRHNDYLQIYAKRQNGGYLLTDDGYILDDLQQSGCKLESVKRQALLRLTLNGFGAQLNEGRLEIHASADNFALRKHSLIQAMLAVNDMFYLAVPMVASLFYEDVVAWLDLYEIRYTPKVKFTGKSGFDHLFDFVIPKSRRYPERILHTINRPSRDTAQALAFAWIDTKEVRPPDSKAYAFLNDSEQTISLSVLEALRNYDVNPVLWTKREEVRQQFTA from the coding sequence ATGATACAAGAAATTCAAAAATTGCTCGATACCTATGTATCGTGGCTGAAAGATAAAACCACGCTACGCCAAGTCAATGATTGGATTGAGATCACCACGCCTTATCTTGACCGGCACAACGACTATCTGCAAATTTATGCGAAACGCCAGAACGGCGGTTATCTTCTCACTGACGATGGTTATATTCTTGATGACTTACAACAATCCGGTTGCAAGCTCGAAAGTGTTAAAAGACAGGCGCTTCTTCGACTTACGCTCAACGGGTTCGGAGCGCAGTTAAACGAAGGCCGCCTTGAAATTCACGCTTCAGCAGATAATTTTGCGCTGCGGAAGCACAGTCTCATTCAGGCCATGTTGGCGGTGAATGACATGTTTTATCTGGCCGTGCCAATGGTGGCCAGCCTGTTCTATGAAGATGTCGTCGCCTGGCTTGATCTGTATGAAATCCGCTATACCCCGAAAGTAAAGTTTACCGGCAAGAGTGGCTTTGATCATCTTTTTGATTTCGTTATTCCCAAGTCGCGTCGCTACCCCGAACGCATTTTGCATACGATCAATCGTCCGAGTCGGGATACAGCACAAGCCTTGGCATTTGCCTGGATCGACACGAAAGAAGTACGTCCACCTGATTCAAAAGCCTATGCGTTCCTAAATGATTCTGAACAAACAATCTCATTATCAGTCTTGGAAGCATTGCGAAATTATGATGTAAATCCTGTACTTTGGACAAAACGCGAAGAAGTGAGACAACAGTTCACGGCATGA
- the dnaK gene encoding molecular chaperone DnaK, whose product MGKIIGIDLGTTNSCVAVMEGGEPVVIANSEGMRTTPSVVAFTKTGERLVGQVAKRQAITNPKNTVYSIKRFMGRRMGEVTRERATVPYEVVAAKNDLAVVRIGDKEYTPQEISAMILQKMKQTAEDYLGEKVTDAVITVPAYFNDSQRQATKEAGEIAGLKVRRIINEPTAASLAYGLDKKKDEKIAVFDLGGGTFDISILEIGDGVFEVKATNGDTHLGGDDFDQRIMDWLVVEFKRQEGVDLSKDPMAVQRLKEAAEKAKCELSTVMQTDINLPFITATDSGPKHLQMTLTRAKFEQLCDDLFERTIPPCEAALRDAGLTAADIDEVVLVGGATRMPRVQDIARKLFGKEPHKGVNPDEVVAVGAAIQGGVLGGDVKDVLLLDVTPLSLGIETLGGITTRLIERNTTIPCKRSEIFSTAADGQTQVEIHVLQGEREMAVDNRTLGRFILDGIPPAPRGVPQIEVTFDIDANGILNVSAKDKATNKQQSIRIEASTGLSKEEIAKMERDAREHAAEDKKKREKVEARNQADQLVYQTEKNIKDMADKLQADEKSRLEAAVKKIKDVMNSERTEEIRAACDELNKEWNTISSKMYERAAAGAKSAAEQPTNGGPQKGKVQEADFEVVDEDAKN is encoded by the coding sequence ATGGGCAAAATTATCGGAATTGATTTGGGAACCACCAACTCATGTGTGGCGGTGATGGAAGGCGGCGAACCGGTGGTGATTGCCAATTCGGAGGGCATGCGCACCACACCTTCCGTGGTTGCCTTCACCAAGACCGGCGAGCGTCTCGTCGGCCAAGTTGCGAAACGGCAGGCCATCACCAATCCCAAAAACACAGTCTATTCGATCAAGCGTTTTATGGGCCGCCGCATGGGCGAAGTGACCCGCGAACGCGCAACCGTGCCGTATGAAGTGGTGGCGGCGAAAAACGATCTCGCCGTCGTGCGCATTGGCGACAAGGAATATACGCCGCAGGAAATCTCCGCGATGATTTTGCAAAAAATGAAACAAACCGCGGAAGATTATCTTGGCGAAAAAGTCACCGACGCGGTGATCACCGTGCCGGCGTACTTCAACGACAGCCAGCGCCAGGCCACGAAAGAAGCGGGCGAAATCGCCGGCCTCAAAGTGCGCCGCATTATCAACGAACCGACAGCTGCTTCGCTGGCGTATGGTTTGGATAAAAAGAAAGATGAGAAAATCGCGGTGTTCGATCTTGGCGGCGGCACCTTCGACATCAGCATTCTCGAAATCGGAGACGGCGTCTTTGAAGTGAAAGCCACCAACGGTGACACGCATCTCGGCGGTGATGATTTCGACCAGCGCATCATGGATTGGCTCGTCGTCGAATTCAAACGCCAGGAAGGTGTTGATCTTTCCAAAGACCCGATGGCCGTGCAGCGTTTGAAGGAAGCGGCGGAAAAGGCCAAGTGTGAGCTGTCGACGGTGATGCAGACCGACATCAACCTGCCGTTCATTACCGCCACCGACAGTGGTCCGAAACATTTACAGATGACGCTGACCCGCGCGAAATTCGAGCAGCTTTGCGACGATCTGTTCGAGCGCACGATTCCGCCCTGCGAGGCGGCCTTGCGGGATGCGGGCTTGACGGCGGCCGACATTGACGAGGTGGTTCTCGTCGGCGGCGCGACACGCATGCCACGCGTGCAGGACATTGCCCGCAAGCTCTTCGGCAAAGAGCCGCACAAGGGGGTGAACCCTGACGAAGTCGTCGCGGTCGGCGCGGCGATTCAGGGCGGCGTGCTCGGCGGCGACGTGAAAGACGTTCTGCTGTTGGACGTCACGCCATTGTCGCTCGGCATCGAAACGCTCGGCGGCATCACCACGCGCTTGATCGAGCGCAACACCACTATCCCATGCAAACGCTCGGAAATTTTCTCGACGGCGGCCGACGGCCAGACGCAGGTTGAGATTCACGTTTTGCAAGGTGAGCGCGAAATGGCGGTTGACAATCGCACGCTGGGGCGTTTCATTCTCGACGGCATTCCGCCGGCGCCGCGCGGCGTCCCGCAGATCGAAGTCACCTTCGATATCGACGCCAACGGCATTCTCAACGTTTCGGCAAAGGATAAAGCCACCAACAAGCAGCAGTCGATTCGCATCGAGGCCTCGACCGGTCTGAGCAAGGAAGAAATCGCAAAAATGGAGCGCGACGCCCGCGAGCACGCGGCTGAAGACAAAAAGAAACGTGAAAAAGTTGAAGCGCGCAATCAGGCCGATCAGCTCGTCTACCAAACCGAGAAGAACATCAAAGACATGGCCGACAAGCTCCAAGCGGACGAAAAGAGCCGCCTGGAAGCCGCGGTCAAGAAGATCAAGGATGTGATGAATTCCGAGCGCACCGAAGAAATTCGCGCCGCCTGCGACGAGCTGAACAAGGAATGGAACACCATCTCCTCGAAGATGTACGAACGCGCTGCCGCCGGCGCCAAAAGCGCGGCCGAACAGCCGACCAACGGCGGCCCACAGAAAGGCAAAGTGCAGGAAGCCGACTTTGAAGTCGTTGACGAGGACGCCAAAAACTGA
- a CDS encoding efflux RND transporter periplasmic adaptor subunit produces the protein MIQIQKWPVFVFCFFLLAAACSHNDSKHADNDGKADSTGTNGVAKKENKAPDIKAVPVEVTTIAAGEISSYVLTNASLETEEAVDIFPQVTGIVVKLRAEEGQYVKKGEVLLAIDEREYKLREEAARVNYERQKNSYERSKNMFDKKLLSESEFEVANFNLEQARIEWEQAKLTLDYCNIKAPISGFISERTVKLGDRLLTSTKVYSIVNPDLLRAKIHLTEKDALLTRVGQRAEIVSEALPGQTFTGVVDIVSPVVDPSSGMVRVTIRVMDRQRLLKPGMFVNVHLITDTKRDAVLIPKKAVVYDDNQQFVYVVRRDTLALKVPLKPGYADRDRIEALEGINIGDTIIVVGHSGMKDSTKVKIAELKS, from the coding sequence ATGATCCAAATCCAGAAATGGCCGGTTTTCGTTTTTTGCTTTTTTCTGCTGGCCGCTGCCTGTTCCCACAATGATTCGAAACACGCCGACAACGATGGTAAGGCCGATTCCACCGGCACCAACGGCGTGGCAAAAAAAGAAAACAAGGCTCCCGACATCAAAGCCGTACCCGTCGAAGTGACCACCATTGCCGCTGGCGAGATTTCATCCTACGTTTTGACCAACGCTTCGCTTGAAACCGAAGAAGCGGTGGACATCTTTCCCCAAGTCACAGGCATCGTTGTCAAGTTGCGCGCCGAGGAAGGGCAATACGTCAAGAAGGGCGAGGTTTTGCTCGCCATTGACGAGCGTGAATATAAATTGCGCGAAGAAGCAGCGCGTGTCAATTACGAGCGCCAGAAGAACAGTTATGAGCGCTCGAAGAATATGTTTGACAAGAAGCTGCTCAGCGAAAGTGAATTCGAGGTCGCCAATTTCAATCTGGAGCAAGCGCGCATCGAATGGGAGCAGGCCAAGCTGACGCTGGATTATTGCAACATCAAAGCGCCGATTTCCGGCTTCATCTCCGAGCGAACCGTCAAGCTCGGCGACCGGTTGTTGACGTCAACGAAAGTGTATTCAATCGTCAATCCCGATTTGCTGCGCGCCAAAATTCATTTGACCGAGAAAGATGCGCTGCTCACCCGCGTCGGGCAAAGGGCGGAGATCGTCTCTGAAGCCCTACCCGGTCAAACATTTACCGGCGTCGTCGACATCGTCAGTCCGGTCGTCGATCCTTCCAGCGGCATGGTACGCGTGACGATCAGGGTGATGGATCGCCAACGGCTGTTAAAACCCGGCATGTTCGTCAACGTTCATTTGATTACCGACACCAAGCGTGACGCGGTTTTGATCCCCAAGAAAGCAGTGGTGTATGATGACAACCAGCAGTTTGTTTACGTGGTTCGCCGAGATACGCTGGCCTTGAAAGTCCCATTGAAGCCCGGCTACGCTGATCGTGATCGCATCGAAGCCCTCGAAGGCATCAACATCGGCGATACGATCATCGTTGTTGGGCACAGCGGGATGAAAGACAGCACGAAAGTGAAGATCGCAGAGTTGAAAAGCTGA
- the holA gene encoding DNA polymerase III subunit delta: MKYDEFLNEVQNGRWRPVYFFAGEETGFIDEGSELLCQKLVTPGMRDFNFDVFYGGEVNARRVIDRATSFPMMASHRVIVLRDVQKMPPGDLEALAKYAANPSPTTYLIISMREKESRKKGIEALRKASAHIECKPLYENQIVPWIQKYVRRLNISISAPAAQWLASEVGASTSVLRSEIEKIRLYLGERTEITEADVQQVAGFRKEHSIFSLQDAVGAKNLAAALRIYESLSPNTSAGVIINSLARYFGHLHLAHGLPHKTGRDQAQLAEKAGVHAFFAERLQRAAQNYAPAEVCNALEVLLQTDYLLKTRGLGENLLMRLMLIAIVRCFSPQYLPSWEGRKMNGGASANI, encoded by the coding sequence ATGAAATACGACGAATTTTTGAACGAGGTGCAAAATGGCCGCTGGCGGCCGGTTTACTTTTTTGCCGGCGAAGAAACCGGCTTCATCGACGAAGGTAGCGAGCTTTTATGCCAAAAGTTGGTGACGCCAGGGATGCGGGATTTCAATTTTGACGTGTTCTATGGCGGTGAAGTCAACGCGAGGCGCGTGATCGACCGTGCCACCAGTTTTCCCATGATGGCGTCGCATCGCGTCATCGTTTTGCGCGACGTGCAAAAAATGCCGCCGGGCGATCTGGAAGCGCTGGCGAAATATGCCGCCAATCCCAGCCCCACGACGTATTTGATCATCTCAATGCGGGAGAAGGAATCACGCAAGAAGGGCATCGAAGCGCTGCGCAAGGCGAGCGCCCATATCGAATGCAAGCCGCTTTACGAAAATCAAATTGTGCCGTGGATTCAGAAATACGTGCGGCGCTTGAACATCAGCATCAGCGCGCCAGCGGCGCAATGGCTCGCCAGCGAAGTCGGCGCCTCCACCTCGGTGCTGCGCAGCGAGATCGAGAAGATTCGGCTCTATCTCGGCGAGCGCACGGAAATTACCGAAGCAGACGTGCAGCAGGTGGCCGGGTTTCGCAAAGAGCATTCGATTTTCTCCCTGCAAGATGCGGTGGGCGCGAAGAATCTGGCGGCGGCGTTGCGGATATATGAAAGCTTATCGCCCAACACCAGCGCCGGCGTGATCATCAACAGCCTGGCGCGATATTTCGGGCATCTGCATTTGGCGCATGGCCTGCCCCACAAGACGGGGCGCGATCAAGCCCAGCTCGCCGAGAAGGCCGGCGTTCACGCCTTTTTCGCCGAGCGTTTGCAGCGGGCCGCGCAAAATTACGCGCCGGCGGAAGTGTGCAATGCGCTCGAGGTTTTGCTGCAGACGGATTATCTGCTCAAGACCCGGGGCCTCGGCGAAAACCTGCTGATGCGCTTGATGTTGATCGCGATTGTGCGTTGTTTTTCGCCACAATATTTACCTTCCTGGGAAGGAAGAAAGATGAATGGCGGAGCCTCTGCAAACATTTGA
- a CDS encoding cupin domain-containing protein — protein MDKINLTQKFRLFSDYWRPKIVGALNDSYVKIAKLKGEFVWHHHENEDELFLVVKGRLLIKLRDRDIWLDEGEFVIIPKGVEHLPVAEEEVHLLLLEPKSTLNTGNVKNERTVTELERI, from the coding sequence ATGGACAAAATCAACCTCACCCAAAAGTTCCGCCTGTTCTCGGATTATTGGCGCCCCAAAATCGTCGGCGCGCTGAACGACTCTTACGTGAAAATCGCCAAGCTCAAAGGCGAGTTCGTCTGGCATCATCACGAAAACGAAGACGAGCTGTTTCTCGTGGTGAAAGGCAGGCTGCTCATCAAATTGCGAGATCGCGATATTTGGCTTGATGAAGGCGAGTTTGTCATTATCCCCAAAGGCGTCGAGCATTTGCCTGTCGCGGAAGAAGAAGTGCACTTGCTATTGCTGGAGCCGAAATCGACGCTGAACACGGGCAATGTAAAAAATGAGCGAACAGTTACAGAGTTGGAACGAATCTGA
- a CDS encoding insulinase family protein, with translation MRCTKIFAVWLAAALVFAGLYAGEKPALKIEYEKYKLKNGLEVILHADKSDPIVAVAIFYHVGSNREEKGRTGFAHLFEHMLFQESQHVGQDQFFKKIQGVGGTLNGFTTHDFTGYFEIVPKNNLEMCLWLESDRMGYLLPTVTPAAFANQQDVVQNEKRQRVDNVPYGHTNYVIHKLLFPEDHPYNWQVIGSFEDLKNATVEDVRQFFKKWYGPNNATLVVAGDFDRAQTQQWIEKYFGELKSPAPVADPKPMPVSLDKTKRAFHEDNFARSPELTMTFPTVQQYHKDSYALSLLAELLSDGKKAPLYKVIVEEKKLAPSVSAFQRSMEIAGYFQCRIRTFPDKNLTEAEKAVHEAFARFEKDGFTDQDLARIKAKTETNFYNGIASILNKAFQLATYNELAGSPDFLTQDIQNSLAVTREDIWRVYNQYLKNQPYALTSFVPKGKVDLVAENSERFPVVEEVIEKAGVAKAAEGETKATMVEKLPSSFDRSVEPPKGPAPTITLPKIWTHTFKNGLRLYGIEHNELPLVEFSLTLKGGMLLDDPNKVGVANLMTDIMMEGTKNKTPLELEEAIKDQGANIRMYTTDETIVIQANTLASKLDKTYALFEEILLEPRWDEREFARIKQETIETINRRSVDPAFLAQNIHRKLIYGAGHILSNSTLGTPGVVEKITIDDLKTFYERNYSPSVSHIAVVGNISKDRAIKLFASLEQKWPAKAVKFAEYPAPPPVEQSRLYFVDVPGAKQSQIQIGYLALPYTHPDYYAATVMNYKLGGSFNGVLNLILREQKGYTYGARSTFIGTNYPGPFVASAGVRSNATLESVQIFKDEMAKYREGISEEDFAFTKSALTNSNALRFETLGALRGMLDQIALYNLPFDYIKQQEKVVAEMTRERHKALAQQYIDPGKMIYLVVGDAATQLEGLKQLGLGEPILLDKDGNPIN, from the coding sequence ATGCGATGTACCAAAATCTTTGCCGTCTGGCTTGCCGCCGCATTGGTTTTTGCCGGCTTGTACGCGGGTGAAAAGCCCGCGCTGAAAATCGAGTACGAAAAGTACAAGCTCAAAAACGGCCTGGAGGTGATTCTGCACGCGGACAAATCCGATCCCATCGTCGCGGTCGCCATTTTTTACCACGTCGGCTCCAATCGCGAGGAAAAAGGCCGCACCGGATTTGCGCATTTGTTCGAGCACATGCTGTTCCAGGAATCCCAGCACGTGGGCCAGGATCAATTCTTCAAAAAAATTCAGGGCGTCGGCGGCACGCTCAACGGGTTTACCACCCACGATTTCACCGGCTATTTCGAGATCGTCCCCAAAAACAATCTCGAAATGTGCCTGTGGTTGGAGTCGGATCGCATGGGTTATCTGCTGCCGACGGTGACGCCAGCGGCGTTTGCCAATCAGCAGGACGTGGTGCAAAACGAGAAGCGCCAACGCGTTGACAACGTGCCGTACGGCCACACCAACTACGTCATCCACAAGCTGCTCTTTCCCGAGGATCATCCCTACAACTGGCAGGTCATCGGCTCGTTTGAGGATCTCAAAAACGCCACGGTTGAAGACGTGCGCCAGTTCTTCAAAAAATGGTACGGTCCGAACAACGCGACGCTGGTCGTGGCGGGCGATTTTGACAGGGCGCAGACGCAGCAGTGGATCGAAAAATATTTCGGCGAGCTGAAATCGCCGGCGCCGGTCGCTGATCCCAAGCCCATGCCGGTGAGCTTGGACAAGACCAAGCGCGCGTTTCACGAAGACAATTTTGCCCGCTCGCCGGAATTGACCATGACCTTCCCGACAGTGCAGCAGTACCACAAAGATTCCTACGCCTTGTCGCTGCTGGCGGAATTGCTTTCCGATGGCAAGAAAGCGCCACTCTACAAAGTCATCGTTGAAGAAAAGAAGCTGGCGCCTTCGGTTTCGGCATTTCAGCGGAGCATGGAAATCGCCGGTTATTTTCAATGCCGAATCCGCACTTTTCCGGATAAAAATTTGACCGAGGCGGAAAAGGCGGTTCACGAGGCTTTCGCGCGATTCGAGAAAGACGGCTTCACCGATCAAGATCTGGCGCGCATCAAAGCCAAAACCGAAACCAATTTTTACAACGGCATCGCCAGCATCTTGAACAAAGCCTTCCAGCTTGCCACCTATAACGAGCTGGCCGGGTCGCCGGATTTTCTCACACAGGATATTCAAAACTCGCTGGCCGTGACCAGGGAAGATATTTGGCGCGTCTATAATCAATATCTCAAAAACCAGCCGTATGCTTTGACTAGCTTCGTGCCGAAGGGCAAAGTCGATCTGGTGGCGGAAAATTCCGAGCGTTTTCCGGTGGTGGAAGAGGTGATTGAAAAAGCCGGAGTCGCCAAGGCTGCTGAGGGCGAAACCAAAGCCACCATGGTGGAAAAGCTGCCGTCGAGCTTCGATCGTTCGGTCGAGCCGCCGAAAGGCCCGGCGCCGACGATCACGCTGCCGAAAATCTGGACCCATACGTTCAAAAACGGTTTGCGCCTTTACGGCATCGAGCACAACGAGCTGCCGCTGGTTGAATTTTCGCTCACACTCAAAGGCGGCATGCTGTTGGATGATCCCAACAAAGTCGGCGTGGCGAATTTGATGACCGACATCATGATGGAGGGCACGAAAAACAAAACGCCGTTGGAGCTCGAGGAAGCGATCAAAGATCAGGGCGCCAACATCAGAATGTATACCACAGACGAGACCATCGTCATTCAGGCGAATACGCTCGCCTCGAAGCTCGACAAAACTTACGCGCTTTTTGAGGAAATTCTTCTGGAGCCGCGCTGGGATGAAAGGGAATTTGCCAGAATCAAACAGGAAACGATCGAGACCATCAATCGCCGGAGCGTCGATCCGGCTTTTCTGGCACAAAATATTCATCGCAAGCTGATCTACGGGGCCGGGCATATTCTTTCCAACTCAACGTTAGGTACGCCGGGGGTGGTCGAGAAAATCACCATCGACGATTTGAAAACTTTTTATGAGCGCAATTATTCGCCCTCGGTTTCTCATATTGCCGTTGTCGGCAATATTTCAAAAGACCGGGCCATCAAGCTCTTTGCTTCGTTGGAGCAAAAATGGCCTGCAAAAGCGGTGAAATTTGCCGAGTATCCGGCGCCGCCGCCGGTTGAACAATCGCGCTTGTACTTCGTGGACGTGCCTGGCGCGAAACAATCGCAAATTCAAATCGGTTATCTGGCGTTGCCCTACACCCATCCCGACTACTACGCAGCAACGGTGATGAACTACAAATTGGGCGGCAGTTTCAACGGCGTTTTGAATCTTATTCTGCGCGAGCAAAAGGGCTATACCTACGGCGCGCGCTCGACTTTTATCGGTACGAATTATCCGGGCCCGTTTGTCGCCTCGGCCGGTGTGCGCTCAAACGCGACGTTGGAATCCGTGCAAATTTTCAAAGACGAGATGGCGAAATATCGCGAGGGCATTTCCGAGGAAGATTTCGCGTTCACGAAAAGCGCCCTGACCAACTCCAACGCGCTGCGCTTTGAAACGCTGGGTGCGCTGCGCGGCATGCTCGACCAGATTGCGCTTTACAATCTGCCTTTTGATTACATCAAGCAGCAGGAGAAAGTCGTTGCGGAGATGACCCGCGAACGGCACAAGGCGCTGGCGCAGCAGTATATTGATCCCGGCAAGATGATTTATCTCGTGGTCGGCGACGCGGCGACGCAACTCGAAGGCCTGAAACAGTTGGGCTTGGGTGAGCCGATTTTGCTGGATAAAGATGGAAATCCCATCAATTAA
- a CDS encoding sigma-70 family RNA polymerase sigma factor, whose product MAEPLQTFDHKISDEDLIEKFQRGDLYAYELIVKRYKDQLLNFVYRFLGNQEEAEDVVQETFLRVYRKRHAYQRVAKFSTWVYTIAGNLARTELRRRNRRRIFSLSNLGVEDKEYEISDEILSPERHTNTVLSEEIIQREISKLSPKFREVIILRDIQELSYEEISKIIRVPIGTVKSRVNRARLRLQGRLKHLLDKNK is encoded by the coding sequence ATGGCGGAGCCTCTGCAAACATTTGACCACAAAATCAGTGACGAAGATCTGATCGAAAAATTCCAACGCGGCGACCTCTACGCGTATGAATTGATCGTCAAGCGCTACAAGGACCAGTTGCTGAACTTTGTCTATCGTTTTCTCGGCAATCAGGAAGAGGCCGAGGACGTCGTGCAGGAAACCTTTCTGCGGGTTTATCGCAAGCGCCACGCCTATCAGCGCGTGGCGAAATTTTCAACGTGGGTTTACACCATTGCGGGCAACCTGGCGCGCACCGAACTGCGCCGCCGCAACCGCCGCCGGATTTTTTCGCTTTCGAACCTCGGCGTCGAAGACAAGGAATATGAAATTTCCGACGAAATTCTCAGCCCGGAGCGGCACACCAACACGGTTTTGAGCGAAGAGATCATTCAGCGCGAAATCAGCAAGCTGTCGCCAAAGTTCCGGGAAGTTATTATTTTGCGGGATATTCAGGAACTTTCGTACGAGGAGATCAGTAAGATTATTCGGGTTCCGATAGGGACGGTAAAGTCGCGAGTCAACCGCGCGCGATTGCGCTTGCAGGGCCGTCTCAAACATTTGCTTGACAAGAATAAGTGA